TCTGGGCGTTGAGATCTACTGGAACGAAGAGGAAAACAGGACTGAAATCACCATCCGGCCGGATATTACGTGGTGCGGCTACGACGGCGTCGTCCACGGGGGCATCATCGCCTCGGTGTTCGACGATGCCATGGCGTGGGCCGTGAGGAAGACCATCGATTCCTGGGCTGTGACGGGAGAAATATCCGTCCGGTACCTCAGACCAGTACGGGAAGGAAAGGAATACGTGGTGGAAGGACGGGTGGGCAGGCTTTCAGGACGGAAAATAACCACGGCTGCCCGGATGGCCGACGACAGCGGAAAAACGGTCGCCG
The sequence above is drawn from the Aminivibrio sp. genome and encodes:
- a CDS encoding PaaI family thioesterase, producing the protein MEKMPGSRGCFVCGSPEENRRSLGVEIYWNEEENRTEITIRPDITWCGYDGVVHGGIIASVFDDAMAWAVRKTIDSWAVTGEISVRYLRPVREGKEYVVEGRVGRLSGRKITTAARMADDSGKTVAEATALFIRIPGGGS